GTCCGGTGTCGCGGGGACGGGTGGCGTATCGTCCGGTTCGACGGGACGACACCCCGCGGCCACCCGCTCGGCCGACCGGATTCCGTCTCGACGGACGGGCGCGTCGACGAGCCGGAGTCCTGAGTCCGACGCGGCCCGGTCGACCGAACCTCCCTCGCCGCCGGACACACCGTTTTCACGCGTCGACCCGTACCGTGAGTATGACACGTACAGCAGTCGTCGCCGGCGTCGGTCCGGGGCTCGGGGAGTCGCTCGCGCGGAAGTTCGCGGCGGAGGGGTGTCAGGTGGCCCTGTTCGCGCGCTCGACGGAGTACGTCGAGGACCTCGCTGACGACCTCCCCGATCCGGGCGAAGGGCTCGCGGTCACGGTCGACCTCACCGACGTCGAGGCGGTCCGGGAGGGGTTCGAGACCGTCCGCGAGGCGTTCGGTCCGGTCGACGTCCTCGTCAACCACGCGAGCGCCGCGTCGTGGACCGGGTTGATGGACACGACCGTCGAAGCGTTCGAGGAGGCGTGGGCGGTCAACGGCCGCGGCGCGTTCGTCTGCTCGCAGGAGGCGGTCGACGACATGCTCGGCACCGGCGGCGGCACGGTGATCTTCACGGGCGCGACCTCGGCGGTGCGGAGCCGCGGCGGGGCGATCGGGTTCACGGCCGCGAAGTTCGCCGCCCGCGGGATGGCGATGGACATCGCTCAGGAGTTCGGCGGCGAGGGCGTCCACGTCGCGCACGTCGTGATCGACGGGCAGATCGACTCGCCCGGCGCCCGCGAGCGCCAGCCCGACCGCGAGGCCGAGACGTCTCTCGACCCCGACGAGCTCGCGGAGACGTACTGGCACCTCGTCGAGCGGGACGACGTCGGCACGCAGCCGTTCGAGGTCCACGTCACGAACGGGCCGAACCCCTCGGAGTTCATCTGACGACGGGGCGGCCCGACCTCACCAGTCCCGAGAGACGGGCGTCTCGCTCGCGTTGGCGTTCTCCAGCAGCCACCCCACGGCCGCGTCGAGCGTCTCGTCGTCGGTCGCGGTCACCTTCAGCCGGTTGTGCTCGGCCTCGCGGTCGGGGTAACAGCCGACGGCGACGTCGAACCGCTCCGTCGCCTCCTCCAGCGTCGCGATGATGTTCGACTCCGGCTCGACCGTGTAGCAGAACCGCGAGCGCCGGTCGCCCGCGAACTCGTCCGCGACCGTCTCGAAGGTGGCCTTCAGCTCGTCCGGAATTCCCGGCATGACGTACACCCCCTCGATCACGCAGCCCGGCGCGAGTCCGGCCTCGGTCACCAGCGGGCGGCTCCCCTCGGGGACCGCCGCCTCGGCCTCGACGTCGACGTCGAACTCGCGGTCAGGCACCTGCTCGCGGATCGCGGCCAGCCGGCGCTCGACCGACTCGCGCGTGAGGTCGGTGACGACCATCTCGCGGTCGAACGCGTCCGCGACCGCCTCCATCGTCACGTCGTCCGGGGTGCTGCCGAGGCCGCCGGTGACGATCACGGCGTCGAAGGCGTCGGCGTACTCCCGGACCCGCGCTGCGATCTCAGCCCCGTCGTCCGGGATCGAGAGGATCCGCGGCACGGCGACGCCGCGCTTGCTCAGCTCGGCGGCGAGCCAGTTCGCGTTCGTGTTCACCGTGTCGCCCGAGAGCAGTTCGTCCCCGACCGTGATCAGCGCGACCTCCATCGAGCCGGGGTAGGGCCGGGCGACGGATGTACGTTTCCCGCCGCGGTCGGTGACCCGAATAGTAATGAGTGACCGCCGACTCTGTGACGAGGTGACACGCGACACCACGCGCCGCGCGGTCCTCGCGAGCGTCCTCGCCGCTGGGACAGCCGGGCTGGCGGCGAGCGACGCGGCCGACCTCCTCGACTCGTTCGCCCCGCTGTCGGGCGGGGCGTGGGACGCGGCGGACCGGTCGCTCCCGGAGACCGTCGAGAGCCCGCACGGGGCGGCGACGGTCGCCCGCGACGAGTTCGGCGTCCCGCAGGTCGAGGCCGACGCGGAGCCGGCGGCGTACTTCGCGGTCGGCTACTGTCAGGCGGTCGACCGACTGTTCGCGATGGACCTCCAGCGGCGGGTGATGCGCGGCCGGCTCTCCGAGGTGATCGGGGAGGCGACGCTCGACGGCGACGAGTTCAACGTCGCGATGGGCTTTGCCGACGCCGCGGAAGCGACCTGGGAGGTCGTGGCCGAGACGCGCGCCGGCCCCCTCGTCGAGGCGTTCGCAGACGGCGTCAACGCGGCGATCGACGACCTCCCGCTCCCGTTGGAGTTCGAGCTGATCGGCTACGAGCCGGCGCCGTGGACCCCCGTCGACTCGATGCTGATGGAAAAGCAGATCTCGTGGACGCTCACGGGCGATTTCGGGGAACTGCGGCGCGCGCTCGTCGCCGACCGCCTCGGAGCCGAGCGCGCGGAGACGCTGTTCCCGAGGCGGTACGACCACGAGTACCCGATCCTCGACGGGACCGAGACGCGGCTCGGGGAGGGGCGGGAGTCCGCGCGCCGGCGGAAGGCGGACGCCGGGGAGGAAGCCGACCCCGTCGCCCCCGCCCTGACCGACTGGCTCTCCGGCTTCGAGTCCCCGACCGGCGTCGGCTCGAACAGCTGGGTCGTCTCCGGCGACCACACCGCGAGCGGGACGCCGATACTCGCGTACGACCCGCACCTCTCTCTCCAGGCGCCGCCGCTGTGGTACGAGCAGTCGGTCGACACCCCCGAGCGGTCGGTGCGGGGGGCGACGTTCTCCGGGGTACCGTTCGTCATCGCGGGCGCGAACGGCCGCGGCGCGTGGTCGTTCACCAACCTCGGCGCGGACGTGCTCGACTGCTACCGGTACGAGATCGACGACGCGGGCGACCGGTACCGGTACGACGGCGAGTGGCGCCCCTTCGAGACCGACGAGCGCGAGACGATCCCGGTCGCCGGCGGCGAGGACCGGGAGATCCGGGTGCGCCGAACCGTCCACGGTCCGCTGATCGAGCGCGAGGGGCGGACGGTCGGCGTCGCGTGGACGGGCCACGCCGCGACGCGCACGACGGCCGCCATCGAGGCGTACGGGCGCAGCGAGGGGGTCGACGACCTGCTCGCGGCCACCCGAGACTTCGACCTGCCGACCCAGAACCTCGTGTACGCGGACGCCGACGGCCGGACGCTCTACTTCGCGACCGGTCGGCTGCCAGTCCGCCGGATCGACGGCGAGGTCGTCGACGGCGACCGGATCTTCGACGGCTCCGCCGGCGAGGGGGAGTGGGAGGGGTTCGAGCCGTTCGGGGAGTCCTCGTGGGCGGGGTTCGTCCCCTTCGAGGAGAAGCCGCACGCGCTCGACCCGGACGCGCTCTCGACGGCCAACCAGCGCCCGATAGACGACCCGACCCACTACGTCGGCGTCGGCTACGCGACCCCGTACCGCGGCGCGCGGATCGCAGGCCGGCTGGACGACCGTATCAGCGGCGGCGCCGCGACGGACCCCGACTTCCACCGCGACCTCCAGAGCGACGTGCGAGACGGACGTGCGCCCGAACTCGTCCCCGAACTGGTCGCCGCGGTCCGCGACCGATCCGACCCCGGCCAGCCGCTCGTCGACGCCGCCGACGCCCTCGACAGCTGGGAGTACCGGACGGACCGCGGCTCCCGCGCCGCGCTGCTGTTCGCGCGCTACCTGCCGCGGCTCCGCGAGCGCGTCTTCGGTCCCGCCTTCTCTGACGCCGACCTCGACGAGTCGTACTACCCGAGCGACTGGACGCTCGCGCGGCTCCCCGGCGACGACCCGCTGTTCGACGGGCGCTCGCGCGGCTCCCTCGCGGTCGCGGCGCTCCGGGACGCGCTCGACGAAATCGACGAGGCGGGGTGGGAGGCGTACGGCGACTACAACACCACCCGGGCGATGGACCATCCGCTCGGCAGCGAGGCGCCGTTCCTGAACTACGACGAGCGCCCGGCGGACGGCTCGCCCGCGACCGTGAAGAACTACCGCGTCGAGTCCGCTGTCGGGTCCAGCTGGCGGATGGTGGTGCGGCCGGGAACGGACGCGACCGCGGTCCTCCCGGGAGGGAACTCGGGCGACTACTTCTCGGAGCACTACGACGACCAGCTCCGCCGGTGGCTCGACAACGACCAACGCCCGATGCCGCTCGGCGCCGGCGGCGATCCGGTGACGCGGTTCGAGCCGTCGGCGGAGGGGTCGCGGTGAGCGGCGCTCCCGAGTCGACCGCGTCGGGCTCGCCCCCGCCGTCGGAGTCCCCCTCGCTCCGCGACCGGGTCCGGACCGAGCCGCGGCCGCACGCGGTCGCGCTCGTCGCCGCGCTCGCCGTCGGCGTCGCGCTCGCGTCGGTCCACTGGCTCGGGCTGATCGCGGCCGGCGCGCTCGCGTCGCTCGTGGCGCCGACGGTTCGCAGAGGGGCCCTCTACGCGCTCGTCGCGGGCGCCGTCGTCCTCGTCGCGTTCGCCGCGTCGCTCGGGTCGGCCGCCGGGGCGGTTCCGGAGATGCGGCCGGTCGCCTACGTCGCGGTCGGCGCGGGGCTGGGCCTCCCGCTGTTCGGGTCACTCGCGCGCGCCGTCGCGCCGTGAGTCAGTCGAGACGCTCCAGGTCGGTCACCGTCTCGTCGCTCTCGACGTCCCCCGTGTTGCGCGTCTCGCTCGGCTCGAAGAGCAGGATCTCTGCCTCCGGCTCCGCGACGGGTCGGTGTTCGGTCCCGCGCGGGACGACCGTGAACTCGCCCGCCTCCAACACCGTGTCCGCCTCGTCGCGGAACTCGATCCGGAGCCGGCCGGCGTTGACGAGGAACAGCTCGTCGGCGTCCGCGTGGCGGTGCCAGACGAACTCGCCGTCCGCCTTCGCGAGCTTCACCGCCTGCCCGTTGAGTTCGCCCGCGAGCCGCGGGGACCACGTCTCCTCGAACGAGTCGAACGCCCGCGAGAGATTCACCTTCTCCATGCCCCCGCTCGCCGGCGGAGCGGTAAAGTCGCTGTCCACCCGCGGCGAGGGGCGAGCCTCGACGAGGGATCGCCGGCGACCGCGCCCGCGACCCGGTCACCCGCAAGCCGGGCGGACGCAAGCCGGTCGGTCGCGGGCAGATATATACCGCTCCGGAGCGCTCCGGACGGCTCGGCCGCCCGCGATACCACTCATATAAGGGTTTACGAGCGGTCTGGGCGTGGCGTGGCGTATGGCAGCGACTCACGCGGACGGGGGGAGCGATCCGATCCGGGCGGCGCGGGCGGAACTCCGGGTCGAGCGGCGCCGAGTCGTCGACGAGCGGGAGGCGTTCCGGGCGTTCCGCGGCCGCGTGTCGTCGATCCCGAGCGAGGGCGGAAGCGCCGGCCCGCCGGGCCCGGGCGCGGCCGACGGGTTCGCCGGCGTCGGCGGCGCGATGGGCGGCGCGGTGGGAGGCGGGACGGGGAGCCGGCGGGACGCGTCCGCCGCTCCCGGCTCCCGGCTCGTCGCGGTGCGGGACGCGTACGAGGCCACGGTGATGTCGGTCCCGCACTACGAGGCGGAGTACGACGACACCTACGAGCGGAGCGTCGCGGCGGAGCTGGGTCCCGAACTCGCGTACGCGCTCACCCGGACGAGCAGCTTCCACGAGGAGTACAAGCGGTCGCTCCTGAGCGCCGCCGAGACCGTGGTCCAGGAGCGCGAGGCGTTCCTCGACGCGCTGGAGTCGGAGACCGAGTCGGTCGGGCGCGCGGGCTCCCGGCTCGAACCGATACGGACCGAAATCGACGCCATCGACGAGGAACTCGACGGCCGCCCCGACGCCGCGTCGCCCGACGCCGCGTCGCTCGACTTCGGCGCGCTCGACGCCTGCCGGACCCGGACCGAGGCGCTCCGAGGGGACTGCGACCGGATCGCGGCCCGCCGCCAGCGCGCGCTCGCGGACCACGAGCGGCGGCTCGCGCTGGGGGACGAACTCGACCTGCCGGCGTACTGCTATCAGGAC
The sequence above is a segment of the Halorubrum sp. 2020YC2 genome. Coding sequences within it:
- a CDS encoding competence/damage-inducible protein A; its protein translation is MEVALITVGDELLSGDTVNTNANWLAAELSKRGVAVPRILSIPDDGAEIAARVREYADAFDAVIVTGGLGSTPDDVTMEAVADAFDREMVVTDLTRESVERRLAAIREQVPDREFDVDVEAEAAVPEGSRPLVTEAGLAPGCVIEGVYVMPGIPDELKATFETVADEFAGDRRSRFCYTVEPESNIIATLEEATERFDVAVGCYPDREAEHNRLKVTATDDETLDAAVGWLLENANASETPVSRDW
- a CDS encoding SDR family NAD(P)-dependent oxidoreductase, coding for MTRTAVVAGVGPGLGESLARKFAAEGCQVALFARSTEYVEDLADDLPDPGEGLAVTVDLTDVEAVREGFETVREAFGPVDVLVNHASAASWTGLMDTTVEAFEEAWAVNGRGAFVCSQEAVDDMLGTGGGTVIFTGATSAVRSRGGAIGFTAAKFAARGMAMDIAQEFGGEGVHVAHVVIDGQIDSPGARERQPDREAETSLDPDELAETYWHLVERDDVGTQPFEVHVTNGPNPSEFI
- a CDS encoding penicillin acylase family protein translates to MTRDTTRRAVLASVLAAGTAGLAASDAADLLDSFAPLSGGAWDAADRSLPETVESPHGAATVARDEFGVPQVEADAEPAAYFAVGYCQAVDRLFAMDLQRRVMRGRLSEVIGEATLDGDEFNVAMGFADAAEATWEVVAETRAGPLVEAFADGVNAAIDDLPLPLEFELIGYEPAPWTPVDSMLMEKQISWTLTGDFGELRRALVADRLGAERAETLFPRRYDHEYPILDGTETRLGEGRESARRRKADAGEEADPVAPALTDWLSGFESPTGVGSNSWVVSGDHTASGTPILAYDPHLSLQAPPLWYEQSVDTPERSVRGATFSGVPFVIAGANGRGAWSFTNLGADVLDCYRYEIDDAGDRYRYDGEWRPFETDERETIPVAGGEDREIRVRRTVHGPLIEREGRTVGVAWTGHAATRTTAAIEAYGRSEGVDDLLAATRDFDLPTQNLVYADADGRTLYFATGRLPVRRIDGEVVDGDRIFDGSAGEGEWEGFEPFGESSWAGFVPFEEKPHALDPDALSTANQRPIDDPTHYVGVGYATPYRGARIAGRLDDRISGGAATDPDFHRDLQSDVRDGRAPELVPELVAAVRDRSDPGQPLVDAADALDSWEYRTDRGSRAALLFARYLPRLRERVFGPAFSDADLDESYYPSDWTLARLPGDDPLFDGRSRGSLAVAALRDALDEIDEAGWEAYGDYNTTRAMDHPLGSEAPFLNYDERPADGSPATVKNYRVESAVGSSWRMVVRPGTDATAVLPGGNSGDYFSEHYDDQLRRWLDNDQRPMPLGAGGDPVTRFEPSAEGSR
- a CDS encoding cupin domain-containing protein; its protein translation is MEKVNLSRAFDSFEETWSPRLAGELNGQAVKLAKADGEFVWHRHADADELFLVNAGRLRIEFRDEADTVLEAGEFTVVPRGTEHRPVAEPEAEILLFEPSETRNTGDVESDETVTDLERLD